One Bos indicus isolate NIAB-ARS_2022 breed Sahiwal x Tharparkar chromosome 10, NIAB-ARS_B.indTharparkar_mat_pri_1.0, whole genome shotgun sequence DNA window includes the following coding sequences:
- the LOC109565327 gene encoding acyl-coenzyme A thioesterase 6-like isoform X2, which produces MAVTVTLEPAGRCRWDEPVRITVRGLAPGQPVTLRASLRDEKGALFRAHARYCADAAGLLDLERAPALGGSFAGLEPMGLFWALEPEEPLTRLVKRDVQTPFVVELEVLDGHEPEAQRLLGRAVHKRDFLAPGVRREPVRAGRVRATLFLPPGSKPFPGILDLFGSSGGLCEYRASLLAGHGFAVLALAYFRFEDLPEHLNDVCLEYFEEAVNFMLQHPKSLCACSFGPTSIPWR; this is translated from the exons ATGGCAGTGACAGTGACGCTGGAGCCCGCGGGCCGCTGCCGCTGGGACGAGCCCGTGCGCATCACTGTGCGCGGCCTGGCGCCGGGGCAGCCGGTCACGCTGCGCGCGTCCCTGCGCGACGAGAAAGGCGCGCTCTTCAGGGCCCACGCGCGCTACTGCGCCGACGCCGCCGGCCTGCTGGACCTGGAGCGCGCGCCCGCGCTGGGCGGGAGCTTCGCAGGGCTCGAGCCCATGGGGCTGTTCTGGGCGCTGGAGCCTGAGGAGCCCTTAACGCGGCTGGTGAAGCGGGACGTACAGACGCCCTTCGTCGTGGAGCTGGAGGTGCTCGACGGTCACGAGCCCGAGGCCCAGCGGCTCCTGGGCCGGGCGGTGCACAAGCGCGACTTCCTGGCACCCGGAGTGCGGCGCGAGCCGGTGCGCGCGGGCCGGGTGCGCGCCACgctcttcctgcctccag GCAGCAAACCCTTTCCTGGAATCCTCGACCTGTTTGGAAGTAGTGGGGGCCTTTGTGAATACAGGGCCAGCCTTCTGGCCGGACATGGTTTTGCTGTGCTTGCCCTGGCTTATTTCAGATTTGAAGACCTCCCTGAACATCTGAATGATGTGTGCCTGGAGTATTTTGAAGAAGCCGTGAACTTCATGCTACAGCATCCAAAG AGCCTCTGTGCATGCAGTTTTGGGCCAACCAGTATTCCATGGAGGTGA
- the LOC109565327 gene encoding acyl-coenzyme A thioesterase 6-like isoform X1 encodes MAVTVTLEPAGRCRWDEPVRITVRGLAPGQPVTLRASLRDEKGALFRAHARYCADAAGLLDLERAPALGGSFAGLEPMGLFWALEPEEPLTRLVKRDVQTPFVVELEVLDGHEPEAQRLLGRAVHKRDFLAPGVRREPVRAGRVRATLFLPPGSKPFPGILDLFGSSGGLCEYRASLLAGHGFAVLALAYFRFEDLPEHLNDVCLEYFEEAVNFMLQHPKVKGPGVGLLGFSKGGDLCLSMASFLKGITATIVINACVANTLAPLHYKDMIIPELSYDLEKYTITESGFLNFVDIWGNPLEKTNHQSLIPLEKAQGPFLFIVSMDDHNWKSEVYARIASERLQAHGKDRPQIIYYPGTGHCIDPPYFPLCRASVHAVLGQPVFHGGEPKAHSNAQADAWQQIQTFFHKHLNGKKSVRPSKL; translated from the exons ATGGCAGTGACAGTGACGCTGGAGCCCGCGGGCCGCTGCCGCTGGGACGAGCCCGTGCGCATCACTGTGCGCGGCCTGGCGCCGGGGCAGCCGGTCACGCTGCGCGCGTCCCTGCGCGACGAGAAAGGCGCGCTCTTCAGGGCCCACGCGCGCTACTGCGCCGACGCCGCCGGCCTGCTGGACCTGGAGCGCGCGCCCGCGCTGGGCGGGAGCTTCGCAGGGCTCGAGCCCATGGGGCTGTTCTGGGCGCTGGAGCCTGAGGAGCCCTTAACGCGGCTGGTGAAGCGGGACGTACAGACGCCCTTCGTCGTGGAGCTGGAGGTGCTCGACGGTCACGAGCCCGAGGCCCAGCGGCTCCTGGGCCGGGCGGTGCACAAGCGCGACTTCCTGGCACCCGGAGTGCGGCGCGAGCCGGTGCGCGCGGGCCGGGTGCGCGCCACgctcttcctgcctccag GCAGCAAACCCTTTCCTGGAATCCTCGACCTGTTTGGAAGTAGTGGGGGCCTTTGTGAATACAGGGCCAGCCTTCTGGCCGGACATGGTTTTGCTGTGCTTGCCCTGGCTTATTTCAGATTTGAAGACCTCCCTGAACATCTGAATGATGTGTGCCTGGAGTATTTTGAAGAAGCCGTGAACTTCATGCTACAGCATCCAAAG gtgaAAGGCCCTGGTGTTGGGCTTCTTGGCTTTTCCAAAGGAGGTGACCTGTGTCTCTCAATGGCCTCTTTCTTGAAGGGCATCACAGCCACTATAGTTATTAATGCCTGCGTGGCCAACACACTAGCTCCTCTGCATTACAAAGATATGATTATTCCTGAGCTCAGCTATGACCTAGAAAAATATACAATCACTGAGTcaggctttttaaattttgtggatATTTGGGGCAACCCACTAGAGAAAACCAACCACCAAAGTCTTATTCCATTGGAAAAGGCCCAGGGGCCCTTCCTGTTTATTGTTAGCATGGATGATCATAACTGGAAGAGTGAAGTCTATGCTCGTATAGCCTCTGAACGGTTACAAGCCCATGGGAAAGACAGACCCCAGATAATCTACTATCCAGGAACTGGCCATTGTATTGACCCAccttattttcctctttgtagAGCCTCTGTGCATGCAGTTTTGGGCCAACCAGTATTCCATGGAGGTGAGCCAAAGGCTCACTCAAATGCACAAGCAGATGCCTGGCAGCAAATTCAAACTTTCTTCCATAAAcatctcaatggtaaaaaatctgtcagGCCCAGCAAATTGTAA
- the LOC109565326 gene encoding peroxisomal succinyl-coenzyme A thioesterase-like — MVATVTLEPAGRCRWDEPMRITVRGLAPGQPVTLRASLRDEKGALFRAHARYCADATGLLDLERALALGGSFAGLEPMGLFWALEPEKPFWRFLKRDVQTPFAVELEVLDGHEPETQRLLGRAVHERDFLAPGVRREPVRAGRVRATLFLPPGSGPFPGIIDIYGIGGGLLEYRASLLAGHGFATLALAYYSFEDLPKKFDTIDLDYFEEALCYMLQHAQIKGPGIGLLGISLGADICLSMASFLKNVSATVTINGSGFNGNKAMYYKENCIPPLGHDLRRVKVAFSGLVDIVDVRNDIIGGCENPCMIPIEKAQGPILFIVGQDDHNWRSEFCAQIASERLQAHGKEKPQIISYPGTGHYIEPPYFPMCPASLHKLLDKPVMWGGEPRAHSKAQVDAWKKILTFFTKHLGPSPKL, encoded by the exons ATGGTGGCGACAGTGACGCTGGAGCCCGCGGGCCGCTGCCGCTGGGACGAGCCCATGCGCATCACTGTGCGCGGCCTGGCGCCGGGGCAGCCGGTCACGCTGCGCGCGTCCCTGCGCGACGAGAAGGGCGCGCTCTTCAGGGCCCACGCGCGCTACTGCGCGGACGCCACCGGCCTGCTGGACCTGGAGCGCGCGCTCGCGCTGGGCGGGAGCTTCGCAGGGCTCGAGCCCATGGGGCTCTTTTGGGCTCTGGAGCCCGAGAAGCCTTTTTGGCGATTTCTGAAGCGGGATGTACAGACGCCCTTCGCCGTGGAGCTGGAGGTGCTCGACGGTCACGAGCCCGAAACCCAGCGGCTCCTGGGCCGGGCGGTGCACGAGCGCGACTTCCTGGCGCCCGGGGTGCGGCGCGAGCCGGTGCGCGCGGGCCGGGTGCGCGCCACGCTCTTCCTGCCGCCAG GATCTGGACCTTTCCCAGGGATCATTGACATCTACGGTATTGGAGGAGGCCTGTTGGAATATCGGGCCAGCCTTCTGGCTGGCCATGGCTTTGCCACATTGGCTCTAGCTTATTATAGCTTTGAAGATCTCCCCAAGAAATTTGATACCATAGACCTGGACTACTTTGAAGAAGCCCTGTGCTACATGCTTCAACACGCCCAG ATAAAAGGCCCAGGCATTGGCCTTCTGGGCATTTCTTTAGGGGCTGATATTTGTCTCTCCATGGCCTCATTTTTGAAGAATGTATCAGCCACAGTGACCATCAATGGATCTGGATTCAATGGAAACAAAGCTATGTACTACAAAGAGAACTGCATTCCACCACTGGGCCATGACCTGAGGCGAGTGAAGGTAGCTTTCTCTGGCCTCGTAGACATTGTGGATGTAAGGAATGATATTATAGGGGGATGTGAGAACCCCTGCATGATTCCAATAGAGAAGGCCCAGGGGCCCATCCTCTTCATTGTTGGTCAGGATGACCATAACTGGAGGAGTGAGTTTTGTGCCCAGATAGCCTCTGAACGGTTACAGGCCCATGGAAAGGAAAAACCCCAGATCATCTCTTATCCTGGGACCGGGCACTACATTGAGCCCCCTTATTTTCCCATGTGCCCAGCTTCTTTGCACAAATTATTGGACAAACCCGTGATGTGGGGTGGGGAGCCCAGGGCTCATTCTAAGGCCCAGGTAGATGCGTGGAAGAAAATTCTAACCTTCTTCACCAAACACCTTGGACCTTCCCCCAAATTGTAA